From a region of the Toxotes jaculatrix isolate fToxJac2 chromosome 7, fToxJac2.pri, whole genome shotgun sequence genome:
- the LOC121184203 gene encoding gelsolin-like isoform X1, which translates to MVFHPEFERAGQRAGLQVWRVENMELVPVPESLYGGFFSGDAYLVLHSTETSRGTLQYDLHYWQGAECSQDESGAAAIFTVQMDDFLQGAPIQYREVQGHESSTFAGYFKTGLKYMKGGVATGFKHVVTNDMEVQRLLQVKGRRVVRATEVPVTWESFNQGDSFILDLGQEIIQWSGSHSNRFEKLKATMVSKGIRDDERCGRAKLLTCDEGAEPDRMLEVLGEKPELPEAHNDDTKMDASNRKVAQLYKVSNAGGNIEVTMVADQSPFSQDALQSSECFILDNGANGHVFVWKGKDANTEERHAVLKSAEQFIHKMNYPAHTQVQVLPEHGETPLFKQYFKNWRDPDDTVGMGTAYVTNQIAKIKKVPFDVSKLHQSEAMAAQHGMVDRGDGDKEIWCINGSDKVPVDPSDFGQFYGGDSYIILYRYQHSSKQGHIIYIWQGAESSQDEVGASAILAVHMDEELGGGAVQVRVVQGKEPAHLMSLFGGQPMVVYKGGTSRAGSHSEVADTRLFQVRANPAGDTRAVEVDPSSSSLNSSDVFLLASPSGSWMWKGRRSSSAEVKGAEHLAGILQVTPVPLEEGEEEGAFWDVLGGQEDYCRSPRLKNKMEAHPPRLFACSNKTGNFLMEEVPGELTQDDLAPDDVMILDTWDQVSLSCYHHGPAPGPAPMVFFSPLLLTSLTCVILQVFVWIGNEAHEEEKTEAVASAVRYIESDPAGRDPRTPIVMVKQGFEPPTFTGWFLGWNHE; encoded by the exons ATGGTATTCCACCCAGAGTTTGAACGTGCAGGTCAGAGGGCGGGGCTTCAGGTGTGGCGGGTGGAAAACATGGAGCTGGTTCCTGTACCTGAGAGTCTGTATGGAGGGTTCTTCAGCGGAGATGCTTACCTGGTTCTCCACAGCACGGAGACCAGCAGAGGAACCCTGCAGTACGACCTGCACTACTGGCAAG GTGCAGAGTGTTCTCAGGATGAGAGTGGGGCCGCAGCCATCTTTACAGTCCAGATGGATGACTTCTTACAGGGGGCCCCGATCCAGTACCGCGAAGTCCAGGGCCATGAGTCCAGTACATTTGCTGGGTACTTCAAAACTGGGCTGAAATACATG AAAGGGGGTGTGGCCACGGGGTTCAAACATGTGGTGACCAATGACATGGAGGTTCAGAGGCTGTTGCAGGTCAAAGGTCGACGTGTCGTTAGGGCGACGGAGGTTCCAGTCACCTGGGAGAGTTTCAACCAGGGTGACAGTTTCATACTGGACCTGGGACAg gaAATCATCCAGTGGTCTGGTTCCCATAGCAACCGCTTTGAAAAGCTGAAGGCCACGATG GTGTCTAAAGGTATCCGTGACGATGAACGGTGTGGGCGGGCCAAGCTGCTGACCTGTGATGAGGGGGCGGAACCAGACAGGATGCTGGAG GTCCTTGGGGAGAAGCCGGAACTTCCTGAAGCTCACAATGACGACACCAAGATGGATGCCTCCAACAGGAAGGTGGCTCAGCTCTACAAG gTGTCTAACGCGGGTGGGAACATTGAGGTTACCATGGTAGCCGACCAGAGCCCATTTTCCCAGGATGCTTTGCAGTCCAGCGAGTGTTTCATTCTTGACAACGGAGCCAACGGACACGTTTTCGTCTGGAAAG GTAAGGATGCAAACACTGAGGAGCGTCATGCTGTCCTGAAGAGTGCAGAGCAGTTCATCCACAAAATGAACtacccagcacacacacag GTCCAGGTCCTTCCTGAACATGGGGAGACTCCACTCTTCAAACAGTACTTTAAGAATTGGAGGGACCCTGATGACACTGTTGGCATGGGAACGGCCTACGTGACCAATCAGATTGCAAAGATTAAGAAG GTGCCGTTTGACGTGTCGAAGCTCCATCAATCAGAGGCCATGGCAGCGCAGCACGGTATGGTGGACCgaggagatggagacaaagag ATCTGGTGTATTAATGGATCAGATAAGGTTCCGGTGGATCCATCGGACTTTGGTCAGTTCTATGGAGGAGACAGTTACATCATCCTGTACCGGTAccagcacagcagcaaacagggTCACATCATCTACATATG gcaGGGGGCAGAGTCTAGCCAGGATGAGGTTGGAGCGTCAGCCATCTTGGCTGTCCATATGGATGAAGAACTGGGAGGTGGTGCTGTGCAG GTGCGTGTGGTTCAGGGGAAAGAGCCTGCCCACCTCATGAGCCTCTTCGGGGGCCAGCCAATGGTGGTGTACAAGGGTGGGACTTCCAGAGCAGGCAGCCATTCAGAGGTGGCTGATACCCGTTTGTTCCAGGTTCGAGCCAATCCAGCGGGAGACACCAGAGCGGTGGAG GTGGATCCGTCCTCCTCCAGTCTGAACTCCAGTGATGTCTTTCTTCTGGCCTCCCCCTCTGGATCCTGGATGTGGAAGGGGAGAAGGAGCAGCTCAGCTGAAGTCAAGGGAGCTGAACACCTGGCTGGTATCCTGCAGGTGACCCCTGTCCCactggaggagggggaggaggaag gtGCATTCTGGGATGTGCTGGGGGGGCAGGAGGACTACTGTCGCTCCCCCAGGCTGAAGAACAAGATGGAGGCTCATCCGCCTCGTCTGTTCGCCTGCTCCAACAAGACTGGAAACTTCCTG ATGGAGGAGGTTCCAGGTGAGCTGACGCAGGATGACCTTGCTCCCGATGATGTCATGATCTTGGATACCTGGGACCAGGTGAGTCTCTCCTGCTATCACCATGGTCCAGCTCCAGGTCCAGCTCCCATGGTATTCTTTTCTCCGCTCCTGCTAACATCCCTTACCTGTGTAAtcctgcaggtgtttgtttgGATTGGAAACGAGGCtcatgaggaggagaagacgGAGGCCGTGGCGTCAG CTGTCCGGTACATAGAAAGCGACCCAGCCGGCAGAGACCCTCGTACCCCAATAGTGATGGTGAAGCAGGGGTTTGAACCGCCGACCTTCACTGGGTGGTTTCTAGGCTGGAATCATGAGTAG
- the LOC121184203 gene encoding gelsolin-like isoform X2 gives MVFHPEFERAGQRAGLQVWRVENMELVPVPESLYGGFFSGDAYLVLHSTETSRGTLQYDLHYWQGAECSQDESGAAAIFTVQMDDFLQGAPIQYREVQGHESSTFAGYFKTGLKYMKGGVATGFKHVVTNDMEVQRLLQVKGRRVVRATEVPVTWESFNQGDSFILDLGQEIIQWSGSHSNRFEKLKATMVSKGIRDDERCGRAKLLTCDEGAEPDRMLEVLGEKPELPEAHNDDTKMDASNRKVAQLYKVSNAGGNIEVTMVADQSPFSQDALQSSECFILDNGANGHVFVWKGKDANTEERHAVLKSAEQFIHKMNYPAHTQVQVLPEHGETPLFKQYFKNWRDPDDTVGMGTAYVTNQIAKIKKVPFDVSKLHQSEAMAAQHGMVDRGDGDKEIWCINGSDKVPVDPSDFGQFYGGDSYIILYRYQHSSKQGHIIYIWQGAESSQDEVGASAILAVHMDEELGGGAVQVRVVQGKEPAHLMSLFGGQPMVVYKGGTSRAGSHSEVADTRLFQVRANPAGDTRAVEVDPSSSSLNSSDVFLLASPSGSWMWKGRRSSSAEVKGAEHLAGILQVTPVPLEEGEEEGAFWDVLGGQEDYCRSPRLKNKMEAHPPRLFACSNKTGNFLMEEVPGELTQDDLAPDDVMILDTWDQVFVWIGNEAHEEEKTEAVASAVRYIESDPAGRDPRTPIVMVKQGFEPPTFTGWFLGWNHE, from the exons ATGGTATTCCACCCAGAGTTTGAACGTGCAGGTCAGAGGGCGGGGCTTCAGGTGTGGCGGGTGGAAAACATGGAGCTGGTTCCTGTACCTGAGAGTCTGTATGGAGGGTTCTTCAGCGGAGATGCTTACCTGGTTCTCCACAGCACGGAGACCAGCAGAGGAACCCTGCAGTACGACCTGCACTACTGGCAAG GTGCAGAGTGTTCTCAGGATGAGAGTGGGGCCGCAGCCATCTTTACAGTCCAGATGGATGACTTCTTACAGGGGGCCCCGATCCAGTACCGCGAAGTCCAGGGCCATGAGTCCAGTACATTTGCTGGGTACTTCAAAACTGGGCTGAAATACATG AAAGGGGGTGTGGCCACGGGGTTCAAACATGTGGTGACCAATGACATGGAGGTTCAGAGGCTGTTGCAGGTCAAAGGTCGACGTGTCGTTAGGGCGACGGAGGTTCCAGTCACCTGGGAGAGTTTCAACCAGGGTGACAGTTTCATACTGGACCTGGGACAg gaAATCATCCAGTGGTCTGGTTCCCATAGCAACCGCTTTGAAAAGCTGAAGGCCACGATG GTGTCTAAAGGTATCCGTGACGATGAACGGTGTGGGCGGGCCAAGCTGCTGACCTGTGATGAGGGGGCGGAACCAGACAGGATGCTGGAG GTCCTTGGGGAGAAGCCGGAACTTCCTGAAGCTCACAATGACGACACCAAGATGGATGCCTCCAACAGGAAGGTGGCTCAGCTCTACAAG gTGTCTAACGCGGGTGGGAACATTGAGGTTACCATGGTAGCCGACCAGAGCCCATTTTCCCAGGATGCTTTGCAGTCCAGCGAGTGTTTCATTCTTGACAACGGAGCCAACGGACACGTTTTCGTCTGGAAAG GTAAGGATGCAAACACTGAGGAGCGTCATGCTGTCCTGAAGAGTGCAGAGCAGTTCATCCACAAAATGAACtacccagcacacacacag GTCCAGGTCCTTCCTGAACATGGGGAGACTCCACTCTTCAAACAGTACTTTAAGAATTGGAGGGACCCTGATGACACTGTTGGCATGGGAACGGCCTACGTGACCAATCAGATTGCAAAGATTAAGAAG GTGCCGTTTGACGTGTCGAAGCTCCATCAATCAGAGGCCATGGCAGCGCAGCACGGTATGGTGGACCgaggagatggagacaaagag ATCTGGTGTATTAATGGATCAGATAAGGTTCCGGTGGATCCATCGGACTTTGGTCAGTTCTATGGAGGAGACAGTTACATCATCCTGTACCGGTAccagcacagcagcaaacagggTCACATCATCTACATATG gcaGGGGGCAGAGTCTAGCCAGGATGAGGTTGGAGCGTCAGCCATCTTGGCTGTCCATATGGATGAAGAACTGGGAGGTGGTGCTGTGCAG GTGCGTGTGGTTCAGGGGAAAGAGCCTGCCCACCTCATGAGCCTCTTCGGGGGCCAGCCAATGGTGGTGTACAAGGGTGGGACTTCCAGAGCAGGCAGCCATTCAGAGGTGGCTGATACCCGTTTGTTCCAGGTTCGAGCCAATCCAGCGGGAGACACCAGAGCGGTGGAG GTGGATCCGTCCTCCTCCAGTCTGAACTCCAGTGATGTCTTTCTTCTGGCCTCCCCCTCTGGATCCTGGATGTGGAAGGGGAGAAGGAGCAGCTCAGCTGAAGTCAAGGGAGCTGAACACCTGGCTGGTATCCTGCAGGTGACCCCTGTCCCactggaggagggggaggaggaag gtGCATTCTGGGATGTGCTGGGGGGGCAGGAGGACTACTGTCGCTCCCCCAGGCTGAAGAACAAGATGGAGGCTCATCCGCCTCGTCTGTTCGCCTGCTCCAACAAGACTGGAAACTTCCTG ATGGAGGAGGTTCCAGGTGAGCTGACGCAGGATGACCTTGCTCCCGATGATGTCATGATCTTGGATACCTGGGACCAG gtgtttgtttgGATTGGAAACGAGGCtcatgaggaggagaagacgGAGGCCGTGGCGTCAG CTGTCCGGTACATAGAAAGCGACCCAGCCGGCAGAGACCCTCGTACCCCAATAGTGATGGTGAAGCAGGGGTTTGAACCGCCGACCTTCACTGGGTGGTTTCTAGGCTGGAATCATGAGTAG